In Notolabrus celidotus isolate fNotCel1 chromosome 22, fNotCel1.pri, whole genome shotgun sequence, the genomic stretch CTACAACTCCAGATGGGCTAAGATGATTCTTCCTCGCCTCATCGACTGTCAAAACTCAGCAGCAGACAGCAACAAGATAGCTGctgtcactgttttctttggagCCAATGACAGCTCACTGGAAGGTACAGATTCACTCACAGAACCTGCTATGAAAAACCTAAATGCTTGGGCCTTAAATAAACAGCTGGAGATAAAAATGCTCTCACGATTAAGCattcttctttttgttctttttgtctttaactTTTCCACAGATATAAACCCCCAACAGCACGTCCCCCTTCAGGAGTACTCAGAGAACATGAAGGAGATCACCAGCCTCCTGACTTCAGCAGGAGTGTCAGCAGACAGAGTAATCTTCATCACACCTCCACCTCTTCATGAACCAGCCTGGGAGAAGGAGTGCATTTTGAAAGGTAACTCTCTTTCTTGATATGTCTCACTTTATGTACTTGTAGTGTGAAAAAGCACATTTCTACAGCTCATGTCCTTGTGTCTTTTCCAGGAAGTCCTCTTAACCGTCACAACTCTGTAGCAGGGCAGTATGCTCAGGCGTGCGTCCAGGCTGCCGGGCAGTGTGGTGCTGACGTCCTGGACCTCTGGACGCTGATGCAGAAAGATGGACAGGTGGGTGGTTGCTGTAACTTTTACTGACAAGTTTTATTAGACATTAAACATCAAGATGGAAAACAGGAATGTGGAGGAACTGTGAGTATCCTATGTAGAAAAATCTTTCCCTTAATTAAAATCCAGTTTATGTTAGTAAAACCTATTAATACTTTAAGTCAGTGTACAATGGATCAGAAGAACATGACCTTTCTCTATGCATCAAATTCAACATAAACAGAGAATAGCATAT encodes the following:
- the iah1 gene encoding isoamyl acetate-hydrolyzing esterase 1 homolog; this encodes MVPLYRSMMSKPKFVVWPQVVLFGDSITQFSFQVNGWGAEIANKLARKCDVVNRGLSGYNSRWAKMILPRLIDCQNSAADSNKIAAVTVFFGANDSSLEDINPQQHVPLQEYSENMKEITSLLTSAGVSADRVIFITPPPLHEPAWEKECILKGSPLNRHNSVAGQYAQACVQAAGQCGADVLDLWTLMQKDGQDYSVYLSDGLHLSDKGNQFLAQHLWGLLESRVAALPFILPYWGDIDTKSPESSLLCDQ